Proteins found in one Pseudomonas mosselii genomic segment:
- the cysQ gene encoding 3'(2'),5'-bisphosphate nucleotidase CysQ, producing MNDRQLMQDVVALARLAGEAILPFWRADVAVTSKADDSPVTAADLAAHRVIADGLQALAPQIPVLSEEDCEIPLATRQGWQRWWLVDPLDGTKEFIAGSEEFTVNIALIENGEVVFGVVAMPTNGRCYFGGRDLGAWRMEREGVAQPIQVRNAPAQGAKFTVVASRRHSSPQQEALLAGLSGAVGELELANIGSSLKFCLLAEGSADCYPRLAPTSQWDTAAAQGVLEGAGGEVIGLDGLPFRYPARESLLNPFFLALPKAAGWRQALVELAGAIRV from the coding sequence ATGAACGATCGGCAGTTGATGCAGGACGTGGTGGCGCTCGCCCGCTTGGCCGGCGAGGCGATCCTGCCGTTCTGGCGCGCCGATGTGGCGGTGACCAGCAAGGCCGACGATTCGCCGGTGACCGCTGCCGACCTGGCGGCTCATCGGGTGATCGCGGATGGTTTGCAAGCGCTGGCACCGCAGATACCGGTGCTGTCCGAGGAAGACTGCGAGATCCCGCTGGCCACCCGCCAAGGCTGGCAGCGCTGGTGGCTGGTCGACCCGCTGGATGGCACCAAGGAGTTCATCGCCGGTAGCGAGGAGTTCACCGTCAATATCGCGTTGATCGAGAACGGTGAGGTGGTATTCGGGGTGGTGGCAATGCCGACCAATGGCCGCTGCTATTTCGGTGGCCGCGACCTGGGGGCCTGGCGTATGGAGCGTGAGGGTGTCGCGCAGCCGATCCAGGTGCGCAACGCGCCGGCGCAGGGGGCGAAGTTCACCGTCGTCGCCAGCCGCCGGCATTCCAGCCCGCAACAGGAGGCCCTGCTGGCCGGGCTGAGTGGCGCAGTGGGTGAGCTGGAACTGGCCAATATCGGCAGTTCACTGAAGTTCTGCCTGCTGGCCGAAGGCAGCGCCGACTGTTATCCGCGCTTGGCGCCGACTTCTCAGTGGGATACCGCAGCTGCGCAGGGCGTGCTGGAAGGGGCCGGGGGCGAGGTGATCGGGCTGGATGGGTTGCCGTTCCGGTATCCGGCGCGGGAGTCGTTGCTCAATCCGTTTTTCCTGGCGTTGCCCAAGGCTGCCGGCTGGCGGCAGGCGCTGGTCGAGCTGGCAGGCGCGATCCGAGTTTGA
- a CDS encoding thioesterase domain-containing protein, which translates to MSTDSQYLQSVLHSDIPLTRDMGMEVLDWQQHCLRLKLPLAPNVNHKSTMFGGSLYCGAVLVGWGWLHLRLRELGIDDGHIVIQEGQISYPLPVTGTAVAQCPAPDEKTWARFLTMYQRRGRARLTLETVVSNEGNDEPAVKFSGQYVLHR; encoded by the coding sequence ATGAGCACCGACAGCCAGTACCTGCAATCGGTATTGCACAGTGATATTCCGTTGACCCGCGACATGGGGATGGAAGTCCTCGATTGGCAACAGCATTGCCTGCGCCTGAAGCTGCCGCTGGCGCCCAACGTCAACCACAAGAGCACCATGTTCGGCGGCAGCTTGTACTGCGGCGCGGTGCTGGTCGGCTGGGGCTGGCTGCACCTGCGCCTGCGCGAGCTGGGGATCGATGACGGGCATATCGTCATCCAGGAAGGGCAGATCAGTTATCCGCTGCCGGTGACCGGCACAGCGGTGGCACAGTGCCCGGCGCCGGACGAGAAAACCTGGGCGCGGTTCCTGACGATGTACCAGCGTCGCGGGCGGGCGCGGCTGACACTGGAGACGGTGGTGAGCAACGAGGGGAACGACGAGCCTGCCGTGAAATTCAGTGGCCAGTACGTTTTGCATCGCTGA